In Flavobacterium cerinum, one genomic interval encodes:
- the hisF gene encoding imidazole glycerol phosphate synthase subunit HisF — protein MITKRIIPCLDIQNGRTVKGVQFKALKDAGDPVELARKYADEGADELVFLDITATEEKRQTLVTLVRNVAAAINIPFTVGGGVRTVADAELLLQNGADKVAVNSAALENPELIADLAKRFGSQCIVAAIDAKPIQDKWKVFRMGGKWETEWELLDWSRKVTENGAGEILFTAIDQDGRKNGFANEMLAILSQTVNVPIIASGGAGKITDFITVFKEGKADAALAASVFHYNEITIPLLKKALSNYNIPVRL, from the coding sequence ATGATAACAAAACGAATTATTCCTTGTTTAGACATTCAAAACGGGCGTACTGTAAAAGGTGTTCAGTTTAAAGCGTTAAAGGATGCCGGTGATCCGGTCGAACTGGCCCGTAAATATGCTGATGAAGGAGCAGATGAACTGGTTTTTTTAGACATCACAGCTACTGAAGAAAAAAGACAAACATTAGTAACGCTTGTGCGAAATGTAGCGGCTGCAATTAATATACCTTTTACAGTTGGCGGTGGCGTAAGAACTGTTGCGGATGCGGAATTACTTCTGCAAAACGGCGCCGATAAAGTAGCTGTAAATTCGGCAGCTCTTGAAAATCCGGAGTTAATTGCGGATCTCGCTAAGCGTTTTGGCAGCCAATGTATTGTAGCGGCTATTGATGCTAAACCGATTCAGGATAAATGGAAAGTTTTTAGAATGGGCGGAAAATGGGAAACGGAATGGGAACTTTTAGACTGGAGTAGAAAAGTGACTGAAAACGGTGCCGGAGAAATTCTTTTTACAGCGATTGATCAGGATGGTCGTAAAAACGGTTTTGCGAATGAAATGTTGGCTATATTAAGTCAAACCGTAAATGTGCCGATAATTGCATCAGGTGGCGCCGGAAAAATAACCGATTTTATAACCGTTTTTAAAGAAGGAAAAGCCGATGCGGCCTTAGCTGCCAGTGTTTTTCATTATAATGAAATTACAATTCCGCTACTAAAAAAAGCATTGTCAAATTATAATATACCCGTTCGATTATGA
- the hisC gene encoding histidinol-phosphate transaminase — MKLMEIKDLVRKNILEMKPYSSARDEFYKANNEMIFLDANENPFENGLNRYPDSKQLALKLKIARQKGTTVEQITLGNGSDEILDLVFRVFCNPEKDNIVTLPPTYGMYGVLADLNGIENREVLLNCDFQLDIPKIMERIDANTKLIFICSPNNPTGNLICTEAIILLLKSFNGIVVIDEAYIDFAAQESWLKRGNEFPNLIVIQTFSKAYGMAGIRLGMAFASPFITSLLHKIKPPYNISTLTVNKGIDQQESKNEIALIKREKESLIKVLLKVDFVKKVYPSDANFVLIKVDNAVLRYNQLLENGIVVRNRSNYPNCKNCLRITIGTEAENQVLITVLNTIKKRES, encoded by the coding sequence ATGAAGCTAATGGAGATTAAAGATCTTGTACGTAAAAATATCCTGGAGATGAAACCGTATTCATCGGCCAGAGATGAATTTTATAAGGCGAATAACGAAATGATTTTTTTGGATGCTAATGAAAATCCGTTTGAAAACGGGCTAAATCGTTATCCGGATTCAAAACAATTGGCTTTAAAATTGAAAATTGCAAGGCAAAAAGGAACAACCGTAGAGCAGATTACTTTAGGTAATGGCAGTGATGAAATATTAGATCTTGTTTTCAGAGTCTTTTGTAACCCGGAAAAGGACAATATAGTCACTTTACCGCCCACTTATGGAATGTATGGGGTGTTAGCGGATCTGAATGGGATCGAAAACAGAGAAGTTTTACTAAATTGTGATTTTCAACTCGATATTCCTAAAATAATGGAACGGATAGATGCCAACACAAAATTGATTTTTATCTGTTCGCCGAATAATCCGACCGGTAATCTGATTTGTACGGAAGCTATTATTTTATTACTGAAAAGTTTTAACGGTATTGTGGTAATAGATGAAGCTTATATTGATTTTGCAGCACAGGAAAGTTGGCTTAAAAGAGGAAATGAATTTCCGAATCTTATCGTGATTCAGACTTTTTCAAAAGCCTATGGAATGGCTGGAATCCGATTGGGAATGGCCTTTGCTTCTCCGTTTATTACGAGTTTGTTACACAAGATAAAACCGCCGTATAATATTAGTACGCTTACTGTAAATAAAGGTATCGATCAGCAGGAATCAAAAAATGAAATAGCCTTAATTAAAAGAGAAAAAGAAAGTTTAATTAAAGTATTACTTAAGGTTGATTTTGTGAAAAAAGTTTATCCTTCCGATGCTAACTTTGTTTTAATTAAGGTGGATAATGCTGTACTACGATACAATCAGTTACTGGAAAACGGAATAGTTGTTCGCAACCGAAGTAATTATCCGAATTGTAAAAATTGCCTGCGTATCACGATAGGAACGGAAGCTGAAAATCAAGTGCTAATAACCGTATTGAATACCATTAAAAAAAGAGAATCATGA
- a CDS encoding response regulator transcription factor has product MKLLIVEDEPNLLSALRKGLSERNHDVTAALDGTTALEMINYTSFDVIVLDVMLPDINGIEICRRLRSAGNYVPILMLTALSSSENIVHGLNAGADDYLTKPFQFSELEARVNALARRAGQDQKPAEKIVIDDLEIDSRTKMVKRNDELIVLTAKEFNLLYYLAKNSGIILSRAKILDNVWNINFDMNTNVVDVYINYLRKKIDHPYEHKLIHTIKGLGYVIKE; this is encoded by the coding sequence ATGAAGTTGTTAATCGTTGAAGACGAACCCAATTTGCTTTCTGCTTTGCGGAAAGGACTTTCTGAAAGGAATCATGATGTAACAGCTGCATTAGACGGAACTACTGCATTAGAAATGATCAATTATACTTCATTTGATGTAATCGTTTTGGATGTTATGTTACCGGATATTAATGGAATCGAAATTTGCAGACGTTTACGATCAGCTGGAAATTATGTTCCGATATTAATGCTTACCGCATTGAGTAGCAGCGAAAATATCGTTCACGGTTTAAATGCCGGAGCGGATGATTATCTTACCAAACCATTTCAGTTTTCAGAACTTGAAGCCCGTGTGAATGCTTTGGCCCGAAGAGCAGGGCAGGACCAGAAACCGGCTGAAAAAATCGTTATCGATGATCTGGAAATCGATTCCCGTACAAAAATGGTAAAACGCAATGATGAACTTATCGTATTAACAGCTAAAGAATTTAATTTACTCTATTATCTTGCCAAGAATTCCGGGATTATTCTTTCCCGGGCTAAAATCCTCGATAATGTATGGAATATCAATTTTGATATGAATACTAATGTTGTAGATGTTTACATCAATTATTTGCGAAAAAAGATTGATCATCCGTATGAACACAAATTAATCCATACCATAAAAGGATTAGGGTATGTTATAAAGGAATAA
- the hisB gene encoding bifunctional histidinol-phosphatase/imidazoleglycerol-phosphate dehydratase HisB, with amino-acid sequence MKKILFIDRDGTLIKEPYDYRVDSFEKLEFYPEVFCYLKKIVTELYFELVMVTNQDGLGTDEYPEAAFNPIQDFIIKSFKNESISFSEILIDKSYPEDKLPTRKPGVGMLWSYLNNPEYDLKNSFVIGDRLTDVELAKNIGCQAIFINGDKELGSSELSVDTALLQQSIALETADWKSIYSFLKLPQRTAVITRKTKETEVNIKLNIDGNSKSNITTGIAFFDHMLEQIVRHAELDLEIKVIGDLEVDEHHTIEDTAITLGMAFAAALSNKLGMERYGFVLPMDDCLAQVAVDFGGRSWLVWDADFKREYIGKMPTEMFFHFFKSFTDEARINLNIKAEGTNEHHKIEAIFKAFAKAIKMALKRNPDKMTLPSTKELL; translated from the coding sequence ATGAAGAAAATACTTTTTATCGATCGCGACGGAACGCTGATAAAGGAACCTTATGACTATAGAGTCGATTCTTTTGAAAAACTGGAATTTTACCCGGAAGTTTTCTGCTATCTTAAAAAAATAGTAACAGAACTCTATTTTGAACTCGTTATGGTGACCAATCAAGACGGATTGGGAACCGATGAATATCCGGAAGCTGCTTTTAATCCGATCCAGGATTTTATTATTAAAAGCTTTAAAAATGAATCCATTTCGTTTAGTGAAATTCTAATTGACAAAAGTTATCCGGAAGATAAACTTCCAACCCGAAAACCGGGCGTCGGAATGCTATGGTCTTATCTGAATAATCCGGAATACGATCTTAAAAATTCCTTTGTAATCGGAGATCGGCTTACAGATGTTGAATTGGCTAAAAATATAGGATGCCAAGCTATTTTTATAAACGGAGATAAAGAATTGGGATCAAGCGAACTTTCTGTAGATACAGCGTTATTACAACAATCAATTGCGCTGGAAACAGCCGATTGGAAGTCGATTTATAGCTTTCTAAAGCTCCCGCAACGAACAGCTGTGATTACACGAAAAACAAAAGAAACGGAAGTAAATATAAAACTCAATATCGACGGAAACAGTAAAAGCAATATCACAACCGGAATTGCCTTTTTTGACCATATGTTGGAACAAATTGTACGTCACGCTGAACTTGATCTGGAAATTAAGGTGATCGGTGATCTGGAAGTAGACGAACATCATACGATTGAAGATACAGCGATTACATTGGGAATGGCTTTTGCTGCCGCATTATCAAATAAGCTGGGAATGGAACGTTACGGTTTTGTATTGCCAATGGATGATTGTCTGGCACAAGTCGCGGTTGATTTCGGCGGTAGAAGTTGGCTGGTATGGGACGCCGATTTTAAAAGGGAATATATCGGGAAAATGCCGACTGAAATGTTTTTCCACTTTTTTAAATCCTTTACGGATGAAGCCCGAATTAATCTGAATATCAAAGCGGAAGGAACTAATGAACATCACAAAATTGAAGCTATTTTTAAAGCTTTCGCTAAAGCAATAAAAATGGCATTAAAAAGAAATCCGGATAAAATGACACTACCGTCAACAAAAGAACTCTTATAA
- a CDS encoding META domain-containing protein — MKKIGILILAVTLWACNSTNIKTKTATETVAETPDQVFFKAIGTEPFWGVEISNNQIKYTTPEDPEGILFPGSKPVRVMDANIKTYQSKSAAGEIKITISYGKCSDGMSDMEHDYSVTVALKKKGEKEFKDLRGCGNYIVDYRLHDIWVLEEMEGQKVTDADFNKRPMMEIKAKEASFSGTAGCNRMFGKLFSEQKLLRFTNIGTTRMACDKMANESNFIKALESSTTYEIKNNRLYLSNPDALKLVFKKVD; from the coding sequence ATGAAAAAAATCGGAATTTTAATACTGGCCGTTACATTATGGGCCTGTAACAGTACTAACATCAAGACTAAAACAGCAACCGAAACAGTAGCTGAAACTCCGGATCAGGTTTTCTTTAAGGCAATCGGAACGGAACCTTTTTGGGGTGTGGAAATAAGCAACAATCAGATAAAATATACCACACCTGAAGATCCGGAAGGCATTTTATTTCCGGGAAGTAAACCCGTTCGCGTAATGGATGCTAATATTAAAACGTATCAGAGTAAATCAGCAGCGGGAGAAATTAAAATAACCATTTCATATGGAAAATGTTCCGATGGAATGTCGGATATGGAGCATGATTATTCCGTTACCGTAGCATTAAAAAAGAAAGGGGAGAAGGAATTTAAAGACCTGAGAGGATGCGGTAACTATATCGTAGATTATCGTTTGCACGATATTTGGGTATTAGAAGAGATGGAAGGTCAAAAAGTTACGGATGCCGATTTTAATAAACGGCCGATGATGGAAATCAAAGCAAAAGAAGCATCTTTTAGCGGAACAGCCGGATGCAACCGAATGTTCGGAAAACTCTTTTCGGAACAAAAATTATTGCGTTTTACCAATATCGGAACAACCCGAATGGCATGTGATAAAATGGCAAATGAATCCAATTTTATAAAAGCATTGGAAAGCAGTACGACCTATGAAATTAAAAATAACAGGTTATATCTGTCAAATCCGGATGCTTTAAAATTAGTTTTCAAAAAAGTAGATTAA
- a CDS encoding DUF2461 domain-containing protein: MITKAELDILITLSNNNNREWFADHKKEFQQHEKKAKAFFQEVYEDLGKLDSLEKMQVFRIYRDVRFSKDKSPYKSHFSVGFTRTKPLLRGGYYLHIEPGASFVGGGFWEPNAEDLNRIRKEIEMDDEEIRAIISDPVFIENFGTLQGDELKTAPKGFDKTHPAIDLIRKKQYLVSRSFTDKEVISPNFQKEVIATFLAMRPFFDYMSDVLSTNLNGESLY, translated from the coding sequence ATGATCACGAAAGCGGAACTTGACATCTTAATAACGTTAAGTAATAACAATAACCGGGAATGGTTTGCCGACCATAAAAAGGAATTTCAACAACATGAAAAGAAGGCAAAGGCATTCTTTCAGGAAGTGTACGAAGACTTAGGAAAGCTGGATAGTTTAGAAAAAATGCAGGTTTTCAGAATTTACCGGGATGTCCGTTTTTCAAAAGATAAATCACCTTATAAAAGTCATTTTAGTGTTGGATTTACCCGAACGAAACCATTATTGCGTGGCGGTTACTATTTACATATCGAACCCGGAGCCAGTTTTGTCGGCGGTGGTTTTTGGGAACCGAATGCAGAAGATCTAAACCGAATTCGTAAGGAGATTGAAATGGATGATGAAGAAATCAGAGCGATTATCTCTGATCCTGTTTTTATTGAAAATTTCGGAACATTACAGGGGGATGAATTAAAGACAGCACCGAAAGGCTTTGATAAAACACATCCGGCCATTGATTTGATCCGAAAAAAACAATATCTGGTTTCCAGAAGTTTTACAGATAAAGAAGTCATTAGTCCGAATTTCCAAAAAGAAGTAATCGCAACATTTTTGGCCATGCGACCGTTTTTTGATTATATGAGCGATGTCCTTTCCACCAATCTGAACGGAGAATCGTTGTATTAA
- the hisA gene encoding 1-(5-phosphoribosyl)-5-[(5-phosphoribosylamino)methylideneamino]imidazole-4-carboxamide isomerase, with the protein MRLIPALDIIDGKCVRLLNGNYQKMTIYSDDPLEMAKRFEAHGMQYLHLVDLDGAKSDRIINYKVLEKIASKTSLKIDFGGGIKSNEDLHIAFNSGASQITGGSIAVQNPKLFTDWLQLYGADKIILGADVIDEKIAISGWQEESEQTIIPFLQQYRDGGAEYVICTDISRDGTLTEPAFALYEKVLNTIPGIKLIASGGISDTEALFKLDALGCDAAIIGKAIYENRIMLDELEKLVG; encoded by the coding sequence ATGAGATTAATTCCCGCATTGGATATCATCGATGGAAAATGCGTTCGGTTACTAAACGGTAATTACCAAAAAATGACGATTTATAGTGATGATCCGCTTGAAATGGCGAAACGATTTGAAGCACACGGAATGCAATACCTGCATTTAGTTGACCTTGACGGTGCCAAATCGGATCGTATTATCAACTATAAAGTTTTGGAAAAAATTGCTTCTAAAACCAGTCTTAAAATTGACTTTGGCGGTGGAATTAAATCAAATGAAGACTTACATATAGCCTTTAATAGCGGGGCTTCCCAGATTACCGGAGGGAGTATTGCCGTTCAGAATCCGAAACTTTTTACAGATTGGTTGCAATTATATGGCGCGGATAAAATTATTCTCGGAGCGGATGTTATAGACGAAAAAATAGCCATTTCCGGTTGGCAGGAAGAAAGTGAGCAGACTATTATTCCTTTTTTACAGCAATATCGGGATGGCGGTGCTGAATATGTTATCTGTACGGATATTAGTCGGGACGGTACTTTAACAGAACCCGCTTTTGCTTTATATGAAAAGGTGTTAAATACTATTCCCGGAATTAAATTGATAGCATCCGGTGGAATTTCGGATACGGAAGCGCTCTTTAAACTAGACGCATTAGGATGTGATGCCGCTATTATTGGTAAAGCCATTTATGAAAATAGAATAATGTTAGATGAACTTGAAAAATTAGTAGGCTAA
- the hisH gene encoding imidazole glycerol phosphate synthase subunit HisH — protein sequence MKIAIIDYGAGNVQSVQFALERLGYKGILTADADLIYSSDKVIFPGVGQASSAMNTIKEYGLDSVIPELKQPVLGICLGMQLLCQYSEEANTECLGIFDTAVMRFSEKVKIPQIGWNMVTDLKSDLFLGIADKQYMYFVHSYYVPVIPQSIATTYYDAVFASAIQKDNFYGVQFHPEKSGEAGACILNNFLNL from the coding sequence ATGAAAATTGCAATTATAGATTATGGAGCCGGAAATGTTCAAAGTGTTCAATTTGCCTTAGAACGGTTAGGTTATAAAGGTATCCTTACAGCTGATGCAGATTTAATTTATTCTTCGGATAAGGTTATTTTTCCGGGTGTAGGCCAGGCATCGAGTGCAATGAACACGATAAAGGAATACGGCTTAGATTCTGTTATTCCGGAATTAAAACAACCGGTTTTGGGAATATGCCTCGGTATGCAGTTATTGTGTCAATACTCGGAAGAAGCCAATACTGAATGTTTGGGCATTTTTGATACAGCTGTTATGCGATTTTCTGAGAAAGTTAAAATTCCTCAGATCGGATGGAACATGGTCACGGATCTGAAATCGGATCTCTTTTTAGGAATAGCCGACAAACAGTATATGTATTTTGTACATAGTTATTATGTTCCGGTTATTCCGCAAAGCATAGCAACAACATACTATGATGCGGTTTTTGCATCCGCTATACAAAAAGACAATTTTTACGGCGTTCAGTTTCACCCTGAAAAAAGCGGAGAAGCCGGCGCTTGTATACTGAATAATTTTTTAAACCTATGA
- the hisIE gene encoding bifunctional phosphoribosyl-AMP cyclohydrolase/phosphoribosyl-ATP diphosphatase HisIE: MINREPDFNKAEKGLLPAIIQDATTKNVLMLGYMNPEAYQITLETGKVTFFSRSRNKIWTKGEESGNFLYLTEAKVDCDNDTLLIKVQPKGPVCHMGTDNCWGEANLQKYGFLSELERCIDDRRKGSATNSYIRGLFDKGINSIAQKVGEEAVEMIIEAKDTNDQLFLNESADLLFHYLILLQAKGFQLQDVVNILEKRKK; the protein is encoded by the coding sequence ATGATAAATAGAGAACCCGATTTTAATAAAGCGGAAAAAGGATTACTTCCTGCGATTATTCAGGATGCTACTACGAAAAATGTATTGATGTTGGGTTATATGAATCCGGAAGCCTATCAGATTACATTGGAAACCGGTAAAGTTACTTTCTTTAGCCGAAGCCGTAATAAAATATGGACAAAAGGGGAGGAAAGCGGTAATTTCTTGTATCTCACAGAAGCTAAAGTTGATTGTGATAATGATACCCTTTTGATTAAAGTGCAACCAAAAGGTCCGGTTTGCCATATGGGAACAGATAACTGTTGGGGAGAAGCTAATTTACAGAAGTATGGTTTTCTATCTGAACTGGAACGATGTATCGATGATCGCAGAAAGGGAAGCGCTACAAATAGTTATATCCGTGGATTATTTGATAAAGGAATCAATTCAATCGCACAAAAAGTAGGAGAAGAAGCCGTTGAAATGATAATTGAAGCTAAAGATACAAATGATCAATTGTTTTTAAATGAAAGCGCCGATCTGTTATTTCATTATCTGATATTGCTTCAGGCTAAAGGATTTCAATTACAGGATGTTGTAAATATTCTCGAAAAAAGGAAAAAATAA